The genomic stretch aaaaaaatatgaccaaGCTCTTTAAAGTCTTTACATTTTGTATTGATCAGTATATCATTCATAGTATTAGTTTTAGTcttaagaaataaatctttttagtttCTAACATTAGTATTACTCTTCTGTGCTTTACCTGTCTATGAACAGAGAGGGCTCTGGCAATATTAAACATTCTATGTGCTATAAAGAGGACTCATTTACATGTGTCTTTGTTACTGTGCAAAAAgtctggctgctggctgctcagaGAGGCAAGGGTGGTgtaaagaaaagcaggtttattccacAATGCCAGCCTTAAGGGAAATCTCCCTGTCACAAAGATtaccttccttttctttgtatCAACAAAAGGTTTTATAAACGAGCAAGGAGGGGGACAAAGGAAGAAGTTGGCCAGACAACTTCAGGAAAAGGTGCTTTCTAGAGGCTGGTCTGCCCCAGGGTCAGGAGTGAATCccatacaaatgcaaaaatcctcttCCAAGTGACTGGGCCAGCCATGCACCCTGGCCTGAAGTACACAGAACCATTGAAATTGGTGTGCATAGTAAGTGTATAGCATGCAGAGTTATCAAGGtttggtgggaggagagagaagcaaagaaaaaaaaaattcaaaaagtcccaagcccaGTCAAATAGAACTGcatcagaggtttaaatttcaaaaatagaagatatagaaTCACCGTTACATCTTCAATTTTAAGATTCTGCATTTAGTAGAATTAAGAGTCAGTTTTGATGAGATGGTCCCCCTATTGTAACTTGCTGCCATGATTGACCGATCGATTGTGAGAGACGGGATataccttttctttcatttaatgtttaGCAAACAGACTCTGGAAATTAACTTGgatttgataatttttttggACAGGAGTCCCACATATGTATTCATATTCATtgaatacatatgaatatatgtttatGCATAGGTATTCAGTATGAACACAGGTGAGAATACATGAGTGATAAATCACGGATCAGCAAACTAATGAATTTTCTGTCTTCATCACCTAGATTTGGAAATTCAAAattcgtttttaaaaatttttttaaggctGGCCCagtgcctcagttggttagaactctattttcattattgctattatggaagtcaaataaaaaatacagtatgttttttggaaatttatttaaaaagtcaaatgtgtGGGAAATGCTTCTCTTCCCTAAAGCAAGTGTTCCTTTTAAAGTTGATTATATGAACATACAATATACCACCCTCCAGACATTTGGGAGCCCTATTTAGTTCCCAGACCCTCAGGCCATGGAGGATGTGTCTTTTCTTTCGCTTAGCTATTGAGCTTCATGGCAAAGGACAGGGCTCACTGATTACCCAAATTGCTAAAtagtttgaacccaggcagggcAAGAAATTTGAAACTATGTGACACTCGCCTGACATAATACATCTGCTTTCCCAGATGCAAAAATTCTGTTCTTCTCATCAGTTTCTTCCTTGATTTtgatttctctgtcttctctttccctgTATATTTTGTGCCctctggcttttaaaatatttttaaagcttcaaaAATGGGTATACTTGGCTATTTCCAAACCATTTTCACACAACATTGTCTCATctgatcttcacaacaactctacTGGAGAAAGGCAGATACCTCAATTTTTGAGCAACCCATCTGTCCTTTTCTTTAATTCCCTCCTTATCCAGTTTAGATTCCACAGCCCaccattttaataatactttgaCAATATATTgagcttttttgctttttttcgtATTTTATTATCCCTTCTAGCAAAACCTTCCCCCTGGTGGAAATCAAATAGGCACTTTGTCTGGATCCACATCTGAGTGGCCAAGCCTTGCTGAAGCACTTTATTCTGATATAAATTTGTGATCACCCCCTCAGATGTGCCCTCGGTACAGCCTGGCAGTCCTCCTCTGTGTTTCTGATCAGtttattctctattttctatGACTTTTCCAACATTACCCTTCCTGTTCAGTATTCTGACTCTGCCCATGGCCCCCGCCTTGGGAATGACCCTACTTCTACTTTGACAAGGCTGATGCCAGCCACCATATGGGAGCCTCCTACGTACTCATGACCATCACTGCAAACCTATTGGCTTCTGCaacaatgacatctttctttctttctgttacgTAGATAAACCACCCTTCCTCATGACTTAGGTTGTGCCCTCAATATAcatttttgatttcttaaaacttACGCTACCATCTATCCCTTATCTCTAACATATTCTATCTCTCTGctatcctttctctctctctctctctctctctctctctctctctctctctctctctctctctctctctctctccctccctcccatctggatTGTTCCCATTGGCTTTTAAACATGTTTATGCTTCttccatttcaaaaacaaaagagcCAAAACCCAAATAAAACCTCCTCGATGTACCATCCTTGTCCTGCTATTACCTCAACTACAAATGAGTTTAATGTACAGGAAAATACTCTATAAATAGTAAAGCTTTGTAGACATCCAAAAGGCAAGATGTTTGATGATATTAGTGTACAAAATAACATGGGCTCAACGAGGGCACTTGCTTTCTGAacagaaaggggaagaagggatGAGTAAGGGAACTGGAGCGACTTGGGCACCCTTCAAATCATCATCAAAGAAACTTTACCAGTCTGCTTTGCAGTGATTGTCAAATCTGCTGCTCTACAACcaatattgaatgaaaatgaattttaaaaatataacaaaaatggcGTATGTTcctagtaatattttattgaggcAAGGTGAACATTAACAGGAAATTTTCTAACTTTAAGATTGTTGCAGAGTTATTGTGGGTCCTCTGGTCCTTCACATGTAGCAGTGTGTAGTGGTGGCATGTAGGGAGACACAGTGGCAGGGAGGTACATACATTTATCATTAGTGACAATCTAAGAATGAATCTCAACACAGTCTTTAAAGATTAACAATCATTGTGGCTATTAGAGGCCAGCTTCTTAGGAACGTTCTGTCGAGTAGTTTTACCCCACGAGATTGCATGATGCTCCGTTTTCTTTTAATACTTGATGGCATTAGGTGGGTGGCCATCATGTCTGGGAGGAGCTAGGGAAGAGTCGCTAAACAGTCCTCCTTGTGTTAAGGGACTATTTAAATGCACCAGAACAGactgaaaagaatgaataaaacaagcaATATTGTTATTACAATCCTATCTAGTACCCTACCCCCACTTCCCACCACCTGTTCCCATCAGAGTCAAGGGCAAAGAGCACTCTCTCTGGTAAGCCCACAGTCGGACGTGGCTGACATTTAAGTCTGTGTTTCTCCAATACATATTCAGATGATTTGACAGAGAAGAAGCCCAACTCACCCCAGTGGTGTTGGCGACTAGTTGACTGGCAAAATGGGCTGTGGTACAAGTTATGGAGAACTCCGCGAGAGAGAAGATAATCAGCATGGCTGAAATTCCTTTTCCAGAAAGCTGAAATCAGGGATAAAGACGCTGACATGAGGGATAAAGTCACTGAAATTTTTACTAATCAGGAAGGCCTCAAGCAGGCTTCAAAAAGTTactaaactttaattacaaaaaaaagttaCTGATTCATTAAAATGTGCTATTGCTCATACTCAGCTCGCTCCACGATTATTTCTCTATTATCACCAAATGCTTATTTCAGGGGAATGTGAATtaactttcaattttctttaaaatgccagaagactttccttttctccagtaAGCTGTCTTACTGTCTTATTTAGGGCCATTAGAAAGGAggtggattttgttttttctttgcaatGGTTTTCTTGTTCTTGTAAAAATGTTACCTGctcactaaaataaataaataaataaataaataaataaataaataaataaataaataaataaagctctaTAGAAAACAACCAATCATCCCAAATTCAACTGCCTAGAGATAAGCAAAATTAACTTTTGATGCCTGTTATTCTAGAACTCTCTGTACCGGccaaaagcaaatagaaaagtgGATGCATGGAGAGACAACAAGAGAGAAACAGCATCTGTAGGGAGGGAATCATTTTGTATTTACTATTGAAATGAAAGTAttacttgattttaaaagaatgaaaagaagttaAGTCAAATTAAGTCTGCTAAACTTAAAGTGTTTATGAAACCCATGAAGAAGCTAGTCATTTTAAACCTCCAGGTTTCAATTTTAGACAACATGAAGTGATTGCTTATTATGAAAAATGAGGCGACTAGCACTTTTATTTTAGGTCCCTCTCATCTTACctctcctctcttcaccttccaGTTTTTGCTGATtatatcatttttcacttttttttttagtaaaacaCTTATATTCAGTTCTGTGATTGTAATTTCCCCAGTTGTTCAGCCCTGCAAGCTtagatgaatatttaaaatgttcagtgCTCTTCACTAATCTCTTTACAAAGCTTCCCCTAGCTTTCTGAATTCTTGATCTCATTTACCTCATGTATTCtagaatattactttttttttttttttagtagcaaTGCCCATGcgttattgttattttactgaCAGTATCTTCTTGTTGCTTTTATACTTGTTGCACAAGAATTTTACTGATTGGATGTGTTATTCTTGAGTCACAGTTTCTTTTCATCAAACTTGATAGACATGGCTTCATTATCTTTCCTCATGGAATGTTGTTGTGCTAGGCTGAGTCAAGCTGACTTTTTTCCAGCTTGtaagtaatttgatttttctgcCTAAAACCTTAAAGAATCCTTTTTTCATACCCTATACCTataacaatgtgtgtgtgtgagtgtgtatatatatatacatatatatatgtatatatatacgtatatatagagagaaaacaACTGCCTAGAAATAAGCATTCTGTATAAGAAATGCTTATTTCTTTgcataagaaaatgcaaaattatatacatgtatatatatatatatatatacacacacacacatatatatacaagaatatatatatatatatataattttgtattttcttctcctAGTTTAGGTAATTCCCTTTCAGTGTACAAATTCAGTACCATTTGTTGGATTCTCTAACTCAGGGAGACCAATTATTGTTATGTTGGATCAAACTTGCCTGTCTTCTATGTTTCTCATCTTCTTTCTAATTACTTTATagatttgtctttttcctctgtaaCACTGTGGTTACAGTTCGTCTCTCTACTACTTTTAACTGAGTCCATTCTATTTCTTGCTGTGTATCATTTGTTTATTAGATCTTTAATAGTAATTTTTGGTACTCAGTTGTTTTCTATTGTGCTgcaatgttctttttatttcattctgccattttattttgtattaagaTTTTCAATAGTACAAAATGCTCATGAGGAATCTTCTATTGATAATTGGGTAATGTTTTCCTCCATATTGGGTTTTTTTCATCTGTGCCACTGACATGTAGTGATGGAACATGGCTTGTAAATTCCCCTTTGTGGTTTTTAAGTCTCTATGTGTTAAATGGAAACACCTAATACCAATACCTGGAAAGCAGGATGTTAGgtctgggtcatgtggtaatcaCAGGCCAGAGTCATCGTTTCATAGGACAGGAATTTGAACTAGAATTTGTAGATATGGCTTCTTAGGTTAGTAAGAGATCAAACTATGAGAATGAGGAAAGTCAATGTTTGCCTGATTTATGTGGCTCACATCCCTATCAAATCAGGGCTCATTttgtgaggaagaaggaaagcacATGTGTTTGCATTCATTTTATCATCTTATGTCTCTTTTGTCCGAATCAGTTGAATTTTGTCTTtcacttaaaatgaataataagcTTCTGAGTATTTCTGCTGACTCACTAACCCACAGGAAagtcttctttccttcattccttccttcttttctccttccttcctttctttcttccttccttttttccttccttccttccttccttccttccttccttccttccttccttccttccttccttccttctccctctcttccttcttttagtCACTCTAATGTATTTGGACACTTTCTCTGCCATTTATTTTCAACTTCCTCAATTCTTAAAGTAAATGACTCTATGTAGGGCTTATGTTTGTTTAGCTATAGTGTAGGCGAATTTTCCTTGATTCATATTTCCACTTAACTTGGTCCAATTTGGGGTCCAATGTGTCTTCCTTGTTTCTAGCTACAATTTGAGAGCTAGATACTGTTGTCTGTCCATTTTACTAAACGCTAATCACACAGCTGTTGCAGGGAGTGGAATAACTTACCTGGCACCGAGCACAATTCTTGTTAATGAACATACATGGACTGTGCTTTCTCCCTCTTCTGAGAAATGCCTGTACCAAGGCCTGCTCCAAGGTCAGAGGTGTGTTCTATTCCTGTGGATTTTTGCTCATTCCTGCACTTTAGCAAAGTGCACTTTACCCCTGGTGAACTTTCCTTCTCCCTTGAGGCCCCAGGGTGCTCCACAAGGCCTTTTACCACTCAGGATTTGCTTTATGCTTTCCCAGAATTGTCTGCTGTCCACCTGAGTTTTCTTAGCTTTATATTGGAGAACATTAGTAAGACTTCTCAGTATTTTGGCAccttctttcctcatttgtgtTTCTGGAGAGTAACAGCCAGGGCTAGGAGCTGTACTTTTTTTGCCACCTTGAGCTGAatcatttgtttctttacttgGATGGCCATTTTTAAGCTAGTGTTCCactaatttctgttctttttctttgacaTTGTAGTGGATAAATTCTTATCCTGTTCTTGCTTTACTCCACCTTATTTACCAAGAGGTCCTCTCATATTCTTTCCTCCTTATAAGCCCTTCTCTACTCTTTTCTCTATGCCTGAGATAATAGAGTCCATCCTTGGCCTATATAATGATAATGAATGGATGATTCTGTTTTGAGAACGTTCAGAGGCTTGtgtttcattttgcaattgcTTCATTCTTTGGGTTTCTCTAATAAAAATTGGAAGTCCTTCTCACTGACATTTTCCTCTCATCCCATTCTTACTCTAAAATAAAACTACCCAATGACTTGACTATCTTATCTACATAGAATTTCAAATCTTTCGAAAATAATATCAGTGTCTTGAGGAGTCTTTTGCATTGTTCATGTGATTAACAGTGAGATGGGCCAATGAGGTCTACCCTTTCTTACCATTTGTCAAGGTAACTCTCCCACTTTATTCTGTAGTCCTAGAGATCACATGACTAGGAGTAGGGCTGGACTAGAAAAAGGAATTTTCCACTAGAGCTGCTGTACAGTAAGAAGGGATAAAAAATTGACCCACGCTACGAGAGTAGAAAGAGAGGAGGCATGTGGTAGATTATGGGATACTTACAACTGCCCAATAGTCTTGGTTGGGTTGCCCATTGATGCTCACGTCCACCAGAAACAGAATCATtccaaggaaggagaaaatagcaCTAACAATATTCATTCCTAGGCTGCCTTTTATCTAATGGAGatgacaggaaaaagaaatcatatataggagaaatgaaatcaaatgaaataaggaTCAATTAAATTTAATGGTTGTTAATCTtcgaaatcttaaaaaaaaaattaagttgaaatgatttttttccccctctgcccTTCTGGATAGTTACCGTGAAAACTATTCTGTATACAGACTAAATGTAGGGTATTTCTAAAATCTGTAGAAAAAATGTCAATAATACAAAGCAGACGCTCACCTATTATGTTTATCTAAAAGCCTCATGTGCAATAACAATTATACAcccttttcaaaacaaaacaactaataAACTTTTAATGAGCATTTTTCTATGACAGACAATGTGTTAAATTATTTACATACGTTATCTCGTAGAACTTTTACAACCACTGTATGAGGTAGTAGTATATAGCATCCAAATTTATAGATGGAAaagtaaatacacaaaaaacaTTGGCTGATAAgtttagaaattaatgaaaacccTGAAGTGTTTCTAGGGACTAGAAAAAGAACCCCAGATTTAGAAGGAGGAGCTCCTTAGGCTTTTGTGGATAGAGGCATATGGGCAGAGTACAAAACTTTCCCCAGTTTCTACAAGATTTTGACATTCAGCAGAATAATTGTGAACCAGGTCCTCAGCTGACTTGCTAGGGTTGGCAGAGCTAGAGCTATTTAGAAAGTGCTAGTGTTTCAGCATGTCTCAGAGTCTCCTGAAGGCCTCTAAAAGGCCCTTAGAAAAATTGCTTTAGTTTCTAGTTTTAGAGCTGTCTTCTACAAATGGACAAACTCTATTCTTGGTCAATCTCAGTGAGAGGGAAGGATCCATAGCTCATGCAGGAAAAGGGTGCTTTATTTGGTTTTTGGATTATAATAGGAGCAGTTCATCAGGAGTaggctgatttttattttattttattctagtcTAGACTAGCATGAGTAACATGATTCTATGTTCTCATTTTCCCACTTTCCTCTTGTGCTGGATTAAATATAATCTTGAAACCACCTCTGCTCTAGTTGTCTTTAGTTcttggaaaattttctttctcttgtttcaaAAGCAGACCAGCAGTTGCAAAAGATGGAGTGCTGTGACCGAGAGAATTGAAAGACCTGTCTCAGTGATTATGTTTATAAACTCTTCTTATGTACCGAGCTAGGTATTTTTAGAGGTGATTTAAAGAACTGTAAAACAGAAGTCAAATCCAAACAAGAAGAGATATgtgcaagtaaaaaaaaaaatacaaggcaaGGCAGAACTGAGAAATGGCAAATGAACAGTAGAATCTTTGATGCTGAAGTGACAAGTGGGGGTTTCCTGGCTCCTGGATTCTGCTTTGGGGTTCCTCTGATGTCACGTGACCCAACTGAACCAGGGAGCCTCTAGGACAAGCTGAACAAACCCACCTTTACTAATTCCTACTCTTGTGAGTTAAAGAGGCAGGGTATGGAGGTCTGCCATTTCTGAGTGGCCAATTGTGTGGACCATTCAGGGACACACATATCTTGGGATCAACCAACAGATACTTTTTTGGGGGAATAAGTGCTCCCCTTCACATTTTCTACATCCatcttcttaatttttctcctcaAATGAATCCAGTTAATTTTCACAggagtttaaaaagtaaaaacattccAACTTACCATACAAAGGGAAAAGTTCCTGGATGCCGAAATAGAGAGAGCACCAGTAATAATGAACTGTagaaataacaaatttatttgtGAGATGATGGGTTCTTTGTTTCTGGGAACTTCTCTTTATGGGAGAGGTTTGTCTATTTATAGTCATCaagtttccctcttaaaacaATTCCTCTCCTACTCAGTTTTCTGGAGTAACTCTCAGAGATTATGtccttttcactgttttctttacCTCTTTAGTTTCTTGCTTATAAAGAACTCATTCTCTTATAAGCGTTCCTTATTCTGATGACTTCTGAACTCACTGGTCAATCTCTTTTTGTGATCAATTGCATATTTTGTAATCATATTCCCAAATCACCTCCTTTGACTACTCTCTCTACCCAATACATACATTTCCATCTAAAACGTCGGAGTTAGCTAAAGCATTGGATTGCTCAGAACTTGATCAGAGTAAACTTTAGGGTATGAATTTAAGCGGCAAGTgaaaaaatggagaacaaaatCTCTCTCTTATTTAAACCCAATGACAGCTGTTATGTCTCAGTTCTCCCACTGAGCAGATGCAGGACTTACCATAAAAATAAGTGCACGTTGACTGGggataaatgtatttataaactgAGGAGAGTGGTTCTAGCAGTCTACTCACAGAAAGGCCGCCCCAGAATGGATATCCGCTAATGAAAGTTAAAGAAGCAAAACCCAAAACAGATGCGTAAATGACGTTCATTAAACCCAAAATAATTCCGAAACCAATGTGCGTCAGTCCAGTCACGATCTGGATCgcctgcaaaaagaaagtgggtgTTTTAAATTTGCTTCTTATGTTTAGGCACCCCTGAAACATGGCTGTCATCACGGCTGCCTACTTATCATCAACGCTGACAAGACCCACGGCTGTCATTCAGGCTTGCCTCCCGCACAGCATGCGGGCCAATAggatttggacacacacacacacacacacacacacacacacacgctccaaGGTCTCAGCTTGGTAAAGCCCTTGTTTGCGGTATCTGGGGAGGCTTGCAGGCGTAGCCCAAGGAGAGTTCTTCCGAAAGTGCTCTGCTTAGGCCTGAATGAGCATCTGTTGAGAGCCTCTAAAAGAGTCTTAAGAGAAAATGCTTTAACTGTGATGGCTGTCTTTTTCAAATGGACCAAGTCTCTGCTTGAGTAATCCCAGGAGTGGGGAAAtgcaaaacagaaagcaaacaaacaaacaaacaaacaaaaacccacaataaTTCTTTGGGCATTAACTATATGCTTGATAATTAatattctaaacactttacatttaCTGTTTCATGTAATCCTCTCTCCAACTGGAGAGAGACATAAAGAAATTAGGTATCTGTCTTTGTTCAAagtgctgtaacaaaatactgcAGACTTGGGTGGCTTATCAGCAATAGAAATTTATAGcctgcagttctggaggctggcaagtccaagttcaaggtgcCAGCACGGTCACAGTCTGGTGAGGGCTAGCTTCCCGGTTCACAGCCCGCACtgcctcactgtgtcctcacaaggcGGAAAGTCTGGAGGCCTCTCGGGAGCCTCTCTTATGACAGCAATAATCCCATTTATGcgggttccaccctcatgacctaagtaCTTCCCTCACgacccacctccaaatatcatttTTGGGAACAAGGATTTCACCAGATAGGCtttggggcgggggggcgggcggggggacACGAACCTTCAGACCATAACGATGTCCAAGGTCACACCGTTACTGAAGGGCAGATCCGGAATTTAATGCAGCAAATTGCAGAACCCACGTCTTCACTATTCAGCGTGGCCCCGCCCCTCAGGCGCAGCTCCGCCTCTTCCCCTGCGTCTTCCTGCTTATACCAGTCAGTGtaagctttttcctttctaaatttcTGTCATATCTTATGACATAAATCACACACCTTATTACTTGGCTTTATTctcatctgtgttttcttttcacttgcaGGTATGCAAACCTTTTCTTATTGGCCAAGACATATGTTCTCAAAGACAGAGAGAGTCATCTCTACAGGAACCCCCTGGTGTACCTTCCTTCATCCTGGATAAACAGATTGTGAGAAATAACTGTTGCTAGATGGGACTTTCCTAAATCATGCgaagagttttttttgttttgttttgttttgttttactgacaAAGTTCTTTAAGAGGCCACTAAAAGCTATGAGGCTTCTCTCCTGAAAAACTATTCATACACatccatacatacacacaccacactttTGCATGAAGCTGCAGAGGTGTCATGGGCCTCTTTTAGCCAACCGTGGGTCTCAGCATTAGATATTATATTTGGTTTCCACAGTGTCTTCTCTAGAGCAGCAAGTCAATCACCTGGCTGCACATTTCCCATCCTTATCCTTGGTGCCATTGAGGAAGAGCAGTAAGATCTTACTTAGCCTAATTTTGACCTCCTTTTCTCCTGGTATGGCCCTGGTTATACCACTTACTGATCAAAATTGCCTATAGGCCAGACTGAGTAATTTGGTCATTTCATTCCCTTTGGGTTTTGGGCCACAGACCTAACTTTAAGTTCTGAGCCAGTTGAGGAAGATACTCCACAACCTACCCCCTGAAGCCCTTGCACTGTTGTGGTGACTGGAGGCTGAAATTGCACAGATGTACAGTCTTCAGGGAGAGGAAGTCTCTGCTGCCAATTggaactattaaaaaacaaaatggcaccTATCTCGTTAAAGGTCTTTTATTGTGCACCCCTTTAGTACCAGGCAGACTGTTCCAACGGCACTCCATTCCGCTCGGAGGGAGAGCCCAAGCCTTCTTTCCATCAGGCCTCCCCGGGTCTGGCCCCCACCACTGCTCTGCCCCCTACCTgcccactccctcccttcctcattccATTCTACTGtattggcttcctccctgtgctCCATACGCAACACACACAGTTATCTCTAAAGACCTTTCCAACTTTACCTGGAAGCTCTTGCTTTGATATCTTCATGATTAGCCCTTCACTTcatgtctctgctcaaatgtcctCTGCTAAGAAAAGCCTGCTCTGACCAACTTGAAATTTCTACCCCCTTACTGCCTGGTACCTCTTATCCTTTTATCCTCTACATACCATTTACCACCTTTTAACACATTATGTACTTTAATGTGTGTAGTCTGATTCCTCTCCCTAGGCTCTAAGCTCCATGTGGGCAGAGATTGGGCCTGTTTTATTCTCTGCAATATTCCCAACACCTGTGTGGGGTACACATGGGTCCTACCgcgtttctctgaaaataagatgaggtcttatattaatttttgctccaaaagacgtattagggcttatagttaggggatgtcatcctgaaaaatcaggctagggcttattttccggttaggtcttaattttggggaaaacacggtatgtgctCCGTGGGGATTTTCCATATCTGGCGGGAGGAGGATGTAAGGGGCCACCTCCATAGATCTGCCTGCTGGAGGAAGACCAATGCTCGTTTTTACTTCCCTAAAATGTTAAAACTTGAAATAGTAGTAAGATGGCTAGAAGAGTTTCTGGCACACAATGGACACTCATTATAATTTACTGAATGCTCTAGCAGAGAAGTTAGAACTGCACAGAGGGAGAGACAACATAGTGGCGTGAAATTGTGTTAGTGGCATGAAAGAAGTACCTGGAAAGCACAGCCAAGGGGCTAACGACTCTGCCCAGGGGAGTGGAATCTTTATTTACAAGCAGGGCGTGCTTTACAACACCTCCAGAAACAAGATTATGAATGTTCAAAGTGCCCTTTGTAGAAGTAATGTGGCAATTAAGTCATGACACTTCCATGGTCACTAAATGAGAGGCCCAGCAGATGGAATGGCCCTTGATTCTTTCATTCCCAGTTTTCCCCAGACCGCTCATTTGtagttccttttgtttttaaggcagCCATCAATGTTCATTTTCATGTGCATTCACTTACATACAAATACCAGGCTTGAAACTAATTCAGAGACAGAACTGAAGGTGCCCCAAATGTCCTTTGTAGATGTGAGATCAAGGTAGAAGTTAGTGATGTTCCCGT from Rhinolophus ferrumequinum isolate MPI-CBG mRhiFer1 chromosome 11, mRhiFer1_v1.p, whole genome shotgun sequence encodes the following:
- the MS4A12 gene encoding membrane-spanning 4-domains subfamily A member 12; this encodes MMSAKPTTHPRPYEATHNPYLASNSLASGPQPLPSFISLGNQAQSGQPHVITSPGIFANSPQGQGNVQIITPAIGTTTTNFKEEMKILGAIQIVTGLTHIGFGIILGLMNVIYASVLGFASLTFISGYPFWGGLSFIITGALSISASRNFSLCMIKGSLGMNIVSAIFSFLGMILFLVDVSINGQPNQDYWAVLSGKGISAMLIIFSLAEFSITCTTAHFASQLVANTTGSVLVHLNSPLTQGGLFSDSSLAPPRHDGHPPNAIKY